From Solidesulfovibrio carbinoliphilus subsp. oakridgensis, the proteins below share one genomic window:
- a CDS encoding YbhB/YbcL family Raf kinase inhibitor-like protein codes for MAMTLTSPAFAHEGDIPKRHTCDGADLSPPLVFSGIPAGTASLAVVCDDPDAPAGVWDHFVLYNLSPGTPGLPEGLHGAERYPDGSLAGRNSWGRLGYGGPCPPRGTHRYYFTLYALDALLNLAPGATKADLLRAAKDHILAAATLMGRYRRG; via the coding sequence ATGGCCATGACCCTGACGTCGCCGGCCTTTGCCCACGAAGGCGACATCCCCAAGCGCCACACCTGCGACGGGGCCGACCTGTCGCCGCCGCTCGTTTTTTCCGGCATCCCGGCCGGCACGGCCAGCCTGGCCGTGGTCTGCGACGACCCCGACGCCCCGGCCGGGGTCTGGGACCACTTCGTGCTCTATAACCTCTCTCCCGGCACCCCGGGCCTGCCCGAAGGCCTGCACGGGGCCGAGCGGTATCCGGACGGGAGCCTGGCCGGCCGCAACAGCTGGGGGCGCCTCGGCTACGGCGGCCCCTGCCCGCCGCGCGGCACCCACCGCTACTACTTCACGCTCTACGCCCTGGACGCCCTGCTCAACCTCGCCCCCGGCGCCACCAAGGCCGACCTGCTGCGGGCGGCCAAGGACCACATCCTGGCCGCGGCCACCCTCATGGGGCGCTACCGGCGGGGTTGA